The Glycine soja cultivar W05 chromosome 8, ASM419377v2, whole genome shotgun sequence genome has a window encoding:
- the LOC114421134 gene encoding uncharacterized protein LOC114421134 has translation MAHTLHRPFSFSFSILLLYFTFSFASHHGFSILDSDFDALYADYTPPSPPPPPPLPHPPSLTCQEGLNGTGSLATTCDLNSSLIFSSDVYIEGSGSLNILPGVNLSCPVSGCVIFINVSIEFSLQSGAAIVAGTVLVASRNATLFGGSVINVTGLAGAPPAQTSGTPSGTQGAGGGHGGRGATCVSDNTKLPDDVWGGDAYSWSSLDEPWSYGSKGGTTSKEEKYGGEGGGRIKFEVLDSIDVSGDLLANGGDGGMKGGGGSGGSIFVKAHRMTGTGTISATGAGGFAGGGGGRVSINVFSRHDSTKFFIHGGISLGCSGNAGAAGTYYDAVPRSLTICNHNLSTQTDTLLLEFPKVPLWTNVYVQNQAKALFPLYWSRVQVGGLIRLTFGAALSFGLAHYGSSEFELMAEELLMSDSVVKIYGALRMSVKIHLMLNSKMLIDANGDRIVATSLLEASNLVVLKDSSVIHSNANLGVHGQGFLNLSGAGNLIEAQHLILSLFYSINVGPGSVLRGPLEASGDDMTPQLYCEVENCPVELLHPPEDCNVNSSLAFTLQICRVEDVIVEGTITGSVVHFHWIRNIDVSYSGVISVSGLGCTGGLGRARYFENGIGGGGGHGGYGGDGYYNGNFIEGGSTYGDVDLPCELGSGSGNNSLAGATAGGGIIVMGSLEHSLSSLTLNGSLRADGESFGDDPRGKDGGITSSIGPGGGSGGTVLLFIQTLALGDSSIISTAGGQGSPSGGGGGGGGRVHLHWSNIPVGDEYVPLASVKGSIITGGGFGGGQGLPGKNGSISGTACPRGLYGIFCEECPVGTYKNVSGSDRALCHDCPPDKLPHRAIYISVRGGVAETPCPYKCISDRYHMPNCHTAFEELVYTFGGPWLFGLLLLGLLVLLALVLSVARMKYVAGDDLPAVTPARNDTRLNHSFPFLESLNEIMETNRSEESPSHVHRLYFQGPNTFSEPWHLPHCPPEQVKDIVYEDAFNRFVDDINSLATYHWWEGSIYSILCIIAYPLAWSWLQMCRRKKLQKLREFVRSEYDHACLRSCRSRALYEGLKVGATSDLMLAYLDFFLGGDEKRPDLPPRLYQRFPMSIIFGGDGSYMSPFSLHSDNILTSIMSQSVPPTIWYRLVAGLNAQLRLVRRGHLKITFGPVISWLDVYANPKLATYGVCVDLAWFQPTASGYCQFGLVVYATENESMSSSCEGYDDSRITEKQTCLLSSPRNPVHHIRSNEHLMMPRRMSGGILHAKSLRTLKEKKTSYYPFAFIIYNTKPIGHQDLVGLVISIILLGDFILVLLTLLQMYSLSLLSFFLVLFVLPLGVLFPFPSGISALFSQGPRRSAGLARLYALWNLMSLVNVVVAFFCGFIHYTARSHKLSNFQSWNFSMDESEWWILPSGLALCKIIQARLVDCHVANQEIQDPSLYSSDTNVFWNS, from the exons ATGGCTCACACTCTTCACAGacccttttcattctctttttccATACTATTATTATACTTCACTTTCTCCTTCGCTTCGCACCATGGATTCTCGATCCTCGATTCCGATTTCGACGCGCTCTACGCCGACTACACGCCTCCGTCTCCTCCTCCGCCTCCTCCGCTGCCTCACCCGCCCTCCCTCACGTGCCAGGAGGGTCTCAACGGGACCGGCTCCCTGGCCACCACGTGCGATCTCAATTCGAGCCTAATTTTCAGCAGCGACGTGTACATTGAAGGGAGCGGAAGCTTGAACATACTTCCCGGCGTGAATTTGAGTTGCCCCGTGTCCGGCTGCGTGATTTTTATTAACGTAAGTATCGAATTCAGTTTGCAGAGTGGTGCGGCGATAGTTGCAGGGACGGTGCTCGTGGCTTCGCGGAATGCCACCTTGTTTGGCGGTTCGGTGATAAACGTGACCGGATTGGCCGGGGCGCCACCGGCGCAGACCAGTGGGACGCCGTCGGGAACGCAGGGGGCGGGCGGAGGGCACGGCGGGAGAGGTGCCACGTGTGTTTCGGATAATACAAAGCTTCCGGACGATGTGTGGGGTGGGGATGCGTATTCTTGGTCGTCGTTGGATGAGCCGTGGAGTTATGGGAGTAAGGGTGGGACGACTAGTAAAGAGGAGAAGTATGGTGGGGAAGGAGGTGGGAGGATTAAGTTTGAAGTTTTGGATTCCATTGATGTGTCTGGGGATCTCTTGGCAAATGGAGGGGATGGAGGGATGAAGGGTGGAGGAGGTTCTGGTGGCAGCATTTTTGTTAAAGCTCATAGAAT GACTGGAACTGGCACAATCAGTGCCACTGGAGCTGGTGGGTTTGCTGGCGGTGGAGGAGGAAGAGTTTCAATTAATGTCTTCAGCAGACATGACAGTACAAAATTCTTCATTCATG GAGGAATTAGTCTTGGATGTTCCGGCAACGCTGGTGCTGCAGGGACATATTATGATGCTGTTCCTCGGAGTCTTACCATTTGCAATCATAACTTGTCTACTCAAACTGATACCCTTCTGTTAGAGTTTCCTAAAGTGCCACTTTGGACAAATGTTTATGTCCAGAATCAGGCCAAAGCATTGTTTCCTTTATATTGGAGCCGTGTTCAG GTTGGTGGACTAATTCGCTTGACTTTTGGTGCTGCTTTAAGCTTTGGGCTTGCTCATTATGGTTCCTCAGAGTTTGAGTTAATGGCCGAAGAGCTTCTGATGAGTGACTCTGTAGTCAAG ataTATGGAGCTCTTCGTATGTCTGTCAAGATTCACCTGATGTTGAATTCCAAGATGCTTATAGATGCCAATGGTGATCGAATTGTTGCAACATCCTTACTTGAAGCTAGCAACTTAGTCGTTCTCAAG GATTCATCTGTTATTCATTCTAATGCAAATTTGGGAGTTCACGGGCAAGGATTTTTGAACTTGTCTGGAGCTGGAAACTTGATTGAAGCACAACATCTGATTTTGTCATTGTTTTATAGTATCAAT gttggacCTGGATCTGTTCTAAGAGGACCGTTAGAGGCTTCTGGTGATGATAT GACTCCACAACTCTACTGTGAAGTTGAAAATTGTCCTGTGGAATTGCTTCATCCACCTGAAGATTGTAATGTGAATTCATCACTGGCTTTCACTCTTCAG ATATGTCGGGTTGAAGATGTTATTGTTGAAGGCACCATAACTGGCTCTGTTGTGCACTTTCACTGGATTAGAAATATAGACGTCTCTTATTCAGGAGTAATCAGTGTGTCTGGGCTGG GTTGTACTGGTGGGTTAGGTAGGGCAAGGTATTTTGAAAATGGTattggtggtggaggaggacaTGGAGGATATGGTGGGGATGGATATTACAATGGCAATTTCATTGAAGGTGGTTCCACATATGGGGATGTTGATTTGCCGTGTGAACTTGGTAGTGGCAGTGGAAATAATAGCCTAGCTGGTGCAACTGCAGGTGGTGGCATCATTG TGATGGGTTCACTGGAGCACTCACTGTCAAGTTTGACTTTGAATGGCTCACTTAGAGCTGATGGAGAAAGCTTTGGGGATGACCCAAGAGGGAAGGATGGTGGGATTACTTCAAGCATTGGTCCTGGTGGCGGTTCCGGCGGAACTGTTCTTTTGTTTATTCAGACTTTGGCACTTGGTGACTCTTCTATAATCTCAACTGCTGGAGGACAAGGTAGTCCTAGCGGTGGTGGGGGTGGAGGTGGCGGAAGGGTTCACTTGCATTGGTCTAATATTCCAGTTGGAGATGAATATGTCCCTTTGGCAAGTGTAAAGGGAAGCATTATCACTGG AGGAGGATTTGGTGGAGGTCAGGGTCTTCCTGGAAAAAATGGATCTATCAGTGGAACTGCTTGTCCCAGAGGGCTTTATGGTATCTTTTGTGAG GAATGCCCTGTTGGTACTTATAAAAATGTCAGTGGGTCTGATAGAGCTCTTTGTCATGATTGCCCACCTGACAAGCTTCCGCATCGTGCCATATATATTTCTGTTCGag GTGGTGTGGCAGAGACTCCTTGTCCATACAAGTGCATATCTGATAGATATCACATGCCAAACTGTCATACAGCTTTTGAAGAGTTGGTGTACACTTTTGGTGGGCCATGGCTCTTTGGTCTTCTACTCTTAGGTCTTCTTGTCCTGCTTGCTCTAGTTCTCAGTGTTGCACGAATGAAATATGTGGCTGGCGATGATTTACCAGCTGTTACGCCTGCTCGAAATGACACTCGACTGaatcactcttttccttttcttgaaTCACTGAATGAG ATTATGGAAACAAACAGAAGTGAGGAATCTCCGAGTCATGTGCACAGGTTGTATTTCCAGGGCCCAAATACATTCAGTGAACCTTGGCATCTACCTCATTGTCCTCCAGAGCAAGTAAAAGATATTGT ATATGAAGATGCCTTCAATAGATTTGTGGATGACATCAATAGTTTAGCTACTTATCACTGGTGGGAAGGGTCTATTTACAGTATCCTTTGCATCATTGCATATCCCCTAGCTTGGTCATGGCTTCAAATGTGTCGGAGAAAGAAATTACAGAAACTTAGAGAATTTGTTCGATCAGAGTATGACCATGCATGCTTGCGTTCTTGCCGTTCACGAGCACTTTATGAAGGGCTGAAG GTAGGTGCAACATCTGATCTGATGCTGGCATATCTGGATTTCTTCCTTGGTGGGGATGAGAAAAGACCTGATCTGCCTCCTCGTCTTTATCAAAGATTTCCCATGTCTATAATTTTTGGGGGAGATGGAAGTTACATGAGTCCATTCTCTCTTCATAGTGATAATATTCTTACTAGCATCATGAGTCAG TCTGTTCCACCAACTATATGGTATCGATTAGTGGCTGGTCTTAATGCTCAACTACGATTGGTTCGCCGTGGACATCTAAAAATAACTTTTGGCCCTGTTATCAGCTGGCTTGATGTATATGCAAACCCTAAGTTGGCTACGTATGGTGTATGTGTTGATCTTGCATGGTTTCAGCCTACAGCCTCTGGATATTGCCAATTTGGACTTGTGGTATATGCTACTGAGAATGAAAGCATGTCCTCATCATGCGAAGGTTATGATGATTCAAGAATAACTGAAAAGCAGACATG TTTACTTTCCAGTCCCAGAAATCCAGTGCATCACattagaagcaatgaacacctGATGATGCCTAGAAGGATGTCTGGTGGGATATTACATGCCAAAAGCCTTAGAACACTTAAAGAGAAGAAAACTTCATACTATCCGTTtgcttttatcatttataatacaAAGCCCATCGGTCATCAG GATCTAGTTGGTCTGGTTATCTCTATAATACTCCTGGGAGATTTTATCTTAGTATTGCTCACCTTGCTTCAGATGTACTCGCTGTCACTGTTGAGCTTCTTCTTAGTTTTATTTGTCCTTCCTCTTGGTGTCCTTTTTCCATTTCCATCTGGAATCAGCGCCTTGTTTAGTCAAGGACCCAGGAGATCAGCTGGGCTTGCTCGACTGTATGCTTTGTGGAATCTAATGTCCCTAGTCAACGTT GTAGTTGCCTTCTTTTGTGGATTTATACATTATACAGCTCGTTCACATAAGCTTTCCAACTTTCAATCCTGGAATTTTAGTAT GGATGAAAGTGAATGGTGGATACTTCCTTCTGGTCTGGCCCTCTGCAAAATCATTCAAGCGCGTCTTGTTGATTGTCATGTGGCTAACCAGGAAATACAAGATCCCTCATTGTATAGCAGTGACACTAACGTCTTCTGGAATTCTTGa